Proteins encoded within one genomic window of Cellulomonas flavigena DSM 20109:
- a CDS encoding glutamine synthetase family protein codes for MDRQQEFVLRTVEERDIRFIRLWFTDVLGMLKSVAVAPAELEQAFSEGIGFDGSAIEGLTRVYEADMIAKPDPSTFQILPWRGERHGTARMFCDLLTPDGQPSLADSRYVLKRALDRASDRGFTFYTHPEVEFYLFDAPADPTRPLVPVDQGGYFDHVPRGTAHDFRRAAITMLESMGISVEFSHHEAGPGQNEIDLRYADALTTADNIMTFRTVVKEVALEQGVFASFMPKPLADQPGSGMHTHVSLFEGDRNAFHEPGAPLELSKVARSFIAGLLRHAAEITAVTNQFVNSYKRLWGGAEAPSFICWGHNNRSALVRVPMYKPGKGNSSRVEYRAVDSATNPYLAFAVLLAAGLKGIEEEYELPEGADDDVWELTDAERKALGIEPLPTSLQGAIEVMERSELVAETLGEHVFDYFLRNKRQEWAEYRAQVTPYELQRFLPLI; via the coding sequence ATGGACAGGCAGCAGGAGTTCGTCCTCCGGACCGTCGAGGAGCGGGACATCCGCTTCATCCGTCTGTGGTTCACGGACGTGCTGGGCATGCTCAAGTCGGTCGCCGTCGCGCCCGCCGAGCTCGAGCAGGCGTTCAGCGAGGGCATCGGGTTCGACGGCAGCGCGATCGAGGGCCTCACGCGCGTGTACGAGGCCGACATGATCGCCAAGCCGGACCCCTCGACCTTCCAGATCCTGCCGTGGCGCGGTGAGCGGCACGGCACCGCGCGGATGTTCTGCGACCTGCTGACGCCCGACGGGCAGCCGTCGCTCGCGGACTCGCGGTACGTGCTCAAGCGTGCGCTGGACCGTGCGAGCGACCGCGGCTTCACCTTCTACACGCACCCCGAGGTCGAGTTCTACCTCTTCGACGCGCCTGCGGACCCGACGCGCCCGCTCGTGCCCGTCGACCAGGGCGGCTACTTCGACCACGTGCCGCGCGGCACCGCGCACGACTTCCGGCGCGCGGCCATCACGATGCTCGAGTCCATGGGCATCTCGGTGGAGTTCTCGCACCACGAGGCCGGGCCGGGGCAGAACGAGATCGACCTGCGCTACGCCGACGCCCTGACGACGGCGGACAACATCATGACGTTCCGCACGGTCGTCAAGGAGGTCGCGCTCGAGCAGGGCGTGTTCGCCTCCTTCATGCCCAAGCCGCTGGCGGACCAGCCGGGCTCGGGCATGCACACGCACGTGTCGCTCTTCGAGGGTGACCGCAACGCGTTCCACGAGCCCGGTGCGCCGCTCGAGCTGTCGAAGGTCGCGCGTTCCTTCATCGCCGGTCTGCTGCGCCACGCGGCCGAGATCACCGCGGTGACGAACCAGTTCGTCAACTCCTACAAGCGGCTGTGGGGCGGCGCCGAGGCGCCGAGCTTCATCTGCTGGGGCCACAACAACCGTTCCGCGCTCGTGCGCGTGCCGATGTACAAGCCCGGAAAGGGCAACTCGAGCCGCGTCGAGTACCGCGCCGTGGACTCCGCGACCAACCCCTACCTCGCCTTCGCGGTCCTGCTCGCCGCCGGGCTCAAGGGCATCGAGGAGGAGTACGAGCTGCCCGAGGGCGCTGACGACGACGTGTGGGAGCTCACCGACGCGGAGCGCAAGGCGCTCGGCATCGAGCCGCTGCCGACGTCGCTGCAGGGCGCGATCGAGGTCATGGAGCGCTCCGAGCTTGTCGCCGAGACACTCGGGGAGCACGTCTTCGACTACTTCCTGCGCAACAAGCGGCAGGAGTGGGCCGAGTACCGCGCGCAGGTCACGCCGTACGAGCTGCAGCGGTTCCTGCCGCTGATCTGA
- the panB gene encoding 3-methyl-2-oxobutanoate hydroxymethyltransferase produces MSTSDAPTPRRVRVHHLQAAKERGERLTMLTAYDAVTARIFDDAGVDMLLVGDSIGNTMHGYRTTLPVTLDEIVVAARAVAGAARRAFVVADLPFGTYEAGPEQALASGVRVMKETGVSAVKLEGGQRSVPQIRALTQAGIPVVAHLGYTPQSENALGGPRVQGRGHAAEQISEDALAVTEAGAVAIVLEMVPAPVAARVTEVVRVPTIGIGAGAQCDGQVLVWVDMAGMGDWSPRFAKRFGEVGAALSSAAKDYVDEVRSGTFPESSHTFDA; encoded by the coding sequence ATGTCGACCAGTGACGCCCCGACGCCCCGCCGCGTGCGCGTGCACCACCTGCAGGCCGCCAAGGAGCGCGGCGAACGGCTGACCATGCTCACGGCGTACGACGCGGTGACGGCCCGCATCTTCGACGACGCGGGCGTGGACATGCTGCTCGTGGGCGACTCCATCGGGAACACCATGCACGGGTACCGCACGACGCTGCCCGTGACGCTCGACGAGATCGTCGTGGCCGCCCGCGCTGTCGCGGGCGCGGCGCGCCGCGCGTTCGTCGTCGCCGACCTGCCGTTCGGCACGTACGAGGCCGGGCCCGAGCAGGCGCTGGCGAGCGGCGTCCGCGTCATGAAGGAGACGGGTGTCTCCGCCGTGAAGCTCGAGGGCGGGCAGCGCTCGGTGCCGCAGATCCGCGCCCTCACGCAGGCCGGGATCCCGGTCGTCGCGCACCTCGGGTACACGCCGCAGTCCGAGAACGCGCTCGGCGGGCCGCGCGTGCAGGGCCGCGGCCATGCCGCGGAGCAGATCAGCGAGGACGCGCTCGCCGTGACCGAGGCCGGTGCCGTCGCGATCGTCCTGGAGATGGTGCCGGCACCCGTCGCTGCGCGGGTCACCGAGGTCGTGCGGGTGCCGACCATCGGCATCGGCGCCGGCGCGCAGTGCGACGGCCAGGTACTGGTGTGGGTCGACATGGCCGGCATGGGTGACTGGTCACCACGGTTCGCCAAGCGGTTCGGCGAGGTCGGGGCCGCGCTGAGCTCGGCCGCCAAGGACTACGTCGACGAGGTCCGCTCGGGCACCTTCCCCGAGTCGTCGCACACCTTCGACGCGTGA
- the map gene encoding type I methionyl aminopeptidase, giving the protein MPPVHSSRTALVPGQVSPRRPVPAHIARPEYVDKPMPAPWRGSDVLTEDEIARVRVAARLAAQALQEVGRHVAPGVTTDELDAIGHEFLCDHGAYPSTLGYRGFPKSLCTSVNEVICHGIPDSTVIEDGDIVNIDVTAYVGGMHGDNNATFLAGDVDEESRLLVERTQEALERAITAVRPGREINVIGRVIEKYAARFGYGVVRDFTGHGVGPAFHTGLVVPHYDAAPEHATVIEPGMVFTIEPMLDLGTHEWEMWDDGWTVVTADRSRSAQFEHTLLVTETGAEVLTLP; this is encoded by the coding sequence ATGCCGCCGGTCCACTCGTCGCGCACCGCGCTCGTCCCCGGGCAGGTCAGCCCGCGGCGTCCGGTGCCCGCCCACATCGCCCGCCCCGAGTACGTCGACAAGCCGATGCCCGCGCCGTGGCGCGGCTCGGACGTGCTGACCGAGGACGAGATCGCCCGTGTCCGCGTCGCCGCGCGCCTCGCCGCGCAGGCCCTGCAGGAGGTCGGCCGGCACGTGGCGCCCGGCGTGACGACCGACGAGCTCGACGCGATCGGGCACGAGTTCCTGTGCGACCACGGCGCGTACCCCTCGACGCTGGGCTACCGCGGCTTCCCCAAGTCGCTGTGCACGTCGGTCAACGAGGTGATCTGCCACGGCATCCCCGACTCGACGGTGATCGAGGACGGCGACATCGTCAACATCGACGTCACCGCGTACGTCGGTGGCATGCACGGCGACAACAACGCCACGTTCCTCGCCGGCGACGTCGACGAGGAGTCGCGACTGCTCGTCGAGCGCACGCAGGAGGCACTGGAGCGCGCCATCACCGCGGTGCGACCGGGCCGTGAGATCAACGTCATCGGCCGCGTGATCGAGAAGTACGCGGCCCGCTTCGGCTACGGGGTGGTGCGCGACTTCACGGGCCACGGAGTCGGCCCGGCGTTCCACACGGGTCTGGTCGTGCCGCACTACGACGCGGCGCCCGAGCACGCGACCGTCATCGAGCCCGGCATGGTGTTCACGATCGAGCCGATGCTCGACCTGGGGACCCACGAGTGGGAGATGTGGGACGACGGGTGGACGGTCGTCACGGCCGACCGCAGCCGGTCGGCGCAGTTCGAGCACACGCTGCTCGTCACCGAGACAGGGGCGGAGGTGCTCACGCTGCCATGA
- the ppgK gene encoding polyphosphate--glucose phosphotransferase → MSKDARHRSTEAGTAFGVDIGGSGIKGAPVDLATGEFAGERVRIPTPQPATPDAVARTVAQVVDSFDLPRELPIGVTFPAVIRHGVAQSAANVDDAWIGTDVAATIGGATGRRVVAVNDADAAGYAEVAYGAAKDVQGVVLVVTLGTGIGSALVVDGQLVPNTELGHLEIDGHDAESRASDAARDREDLSFEQWAQRLQRYFSVVEDLFWPDLIVVGGGVSKKHAQFLPLLDLRTPIVPAGLRNAAGIVGAARLAAGGSR, encoded by the coding sequence ATGAGCAAGGACGCGAGGCACAGGAGCACGGAGGCCGGCACCGCGTTCGGCGTCGACATCGGCGGGTCCGGCATCAAGGGCGCTCCGGTCGACCTGGCGACCGGGGAGTTCGCGGGCGAGCGCGTGCGGATCCCCACGCCGCAGCCGGCCACGCCGGACGCGGTGGCGCGCACGGTCGCGCAGGTCGTCGACTCGTTCGACCTGCCGCGCGAGCTGCCGATCGGGGTGACGTTCCCCGCGGTGATCCGGCACGGCGTCGCACAGTCGGCAGCGAACGTCGACGACGCGTGGATCGGCACGGACGTCGCCGCGACGATCGGCGGGGCCACGGGCCGGCGCGTGGTGGCGGTCAACGACGCCGACGCCGCGGGGTACGCCGAGGTCGCGTACGGCGCCGCGAAGGACGTGCAGGGCGTGGTGCTCGTCGTGACCCTGGGCACGGGCATCGGGTCGGCGCTCGTCGTCGACGGGCAGCTCGTGCCCAACACCGAGCTGGGCCACCTGGAGATCGACGGGCACGACGCGGAGTCCCGCGCGTCCGACGCGGCCCGCGACCGCGAGGACCTGTCGTTCGAGCAGTGGGCGCAGCGCCTGCAGCGGTACTTCTCGGTCGTCGAGGACCTGTTCTGGCCCGACCTGATCGTCGTCGGCGGGGGCGTGAGCAAGAAGCACGCGCAGTTCCTGCCGCTGCTCGACCTGCGCACGCCCATCGTGCCCGCAGGGCTGCGCAACGCCGCCGGGATCGTCGGCGCCGCGCGCCTCGCGGCCGGCGGCAGCCGCTGA
- a CDS encoding DUF6191 domain-containing protein, which yields MPGWGVALAAVGAVALVVVLLDRAVAHGWFDGVRLTVRSGREPGEGAAGGGFLGELVEIFQPNRQHLVAEVERQRMDIVREGDAAPPGPDERPGRHPLAPGDNKPTVP from the coding sequence GTGCCCGGGTGGGGCGTGGCGCTCGCGGCGGTCGGCGCCGTCGCGCTCGTGGTCGTGCTGCTCGACCGCGCGGTCGCGCACGGCTGGTTCGACGGTGTGCGGCTGACGGTGAGGTCGGGCCGCGAGCCCGGCGAGGGCGCGGCGGGCGGCGGCTTCCTCGGGGAGCTCGTGGAGATCTTCCAGCCGAACCGCCAGCACCTCGTCGCCGAGGTCGAGCGGCAGCGGATGGACATCGTCCGCGAGGGTGACGCTGCTCCCCCGGGCCCGGACGAGCGCCCAGGACGTCACCCGCTCGCTCCCGGGGACAACAAACCTACGGTGCCGTAG